One region of Brassica napus cultivar Da-Ae chromosome A10, Da-Ae, whole genome shotgun sequence genomic DNA includes:
- the LOC106350879 gene encoding ethylene-responsive transcription factor ERF014: MVKALQNRTKRMSSPSSSSSSLSTSSSTSKSNLAKKYKGVRMRSWGSWVSEIRAPNQKTRIWLGSYSTAEAAARAYDAALLCLKGSSASNLNFPEISSSLYNTNNGDNKNNINMSPKYIQRVAAAAANADPSSSSVSTSSPLLSSSPSEDLYDVVSMSQYDQQAVSLSESSWYNCFDGDDQFMLPYLTTPLADDFYEEGDIRLWNFC; this comes from the coding sequence ATGGTGAAAGCTCTTCAAAATAGGACAAAGCGAATGTCTTctccatcatcatcttcatcttcattatCAACATCATCATCCACAAGCAAGAGTAACCTGGCCAAGAAGTACAAAGGAGTGAGAATGAGAAGTTGGGGTTCATGGGTTTCAGAGATCAGAGCTCCTAATCAAAAGACAAGGATTTGGCTCGGTTCTTACTCAACCGCTGAAGCCGCTGCTCGAGCCTACGATGCTGCGCTTCTCTGTCTCAAAGGATCTTCGGCTAGTAATCTCAACTTCCCAGAGATCTCATCTTCTCTCTATAATACCAACAATGGTgacaacaaaaacaatattaacATGTCTCCTAAGTACATACAGAGAGTGGCTGCTGCTGCAGCTAACGCAGATCCTTCTTCCTCATCTGTCTCTACTTCATCTCCGTTgctttcttcatctccatctGAAGATCTCTATGATGTCGTCTCCATGTCTCAGTATGACCAACAAGCAGTCTCCTTGTCTGAATCATCATGGTACAACTGCTTTGATGGTGATGATCAGTTCATGTTGCCGTATTTGACAACACCACTTGCTGATGATTTCTATGAGGAAGGAGATATCAGATTATGGAATTTTTGTTGA